TTATAGTATGCTGTTGTTGACTCAAAAGTGATGTTGTTGTATTATGTGGTATTAATTCAATATAATTTACTTGCTACAGGGAAGAGCAAGAATCCTGGCGGTAGTAAAACATGGGTTTGCAATCACTGTAAGTGCACGTTTACGAGCACTTACACAAGAATTCATTACCACTTTTTTGGGGCTGATGGAAAAAAAGCCGACATTAAAAGATGTTCGGTCCTACTTAGAGACCAGGAGAAGTTAAAAAGGCTTTTGAACAAGGTAAAAGAAGCAGAATCTGGTGGAGTTTCAAAGTCGTTAAAAAATTCGGTTCTATCGAAAAACTCATCCTCGAAGAAACGGCTTGAAGAATCGTTTGCCATGTTAGAGAGAAACGAGGTATATTTGAAGATTATTCGTGGTTTGTGGGCTAATGGGATCCCATTCAATGTTTTACGCAACCCGCAGTTTCTTGAGATGGTGAGTGCAATCAAGAAGGCACCAGATGGATACAAACCCCCGTCTAGTGAAAAAGCGAGAACCACATTACTTGACGCGTGTGTACGGGATGTTGAGAAGGAGCTAGCACCGGTCAAAGACACTTGGTACACACAGGGAGTGTCGATCGTCTCGGACGGGTGGACGAATGTCAAACATAACCCATTGATTAATGTTCTCGCGGTAAATTCTCGTGGTGCCATGTTTATGTACGCGGGAGACTTCTTAGGGGTAGAGAAAAAGGCTGGGGTGATTGCGAATTATCTTATTGACGCGATCGAGACCGTTGGATCAAGCAACGTGTTGCAAGTCGTAACAGACAATGCGGCTAATTGCAAAAAGGCCGGGGAAGAGATCGAGAAGGTATATAAGCATATTTTTTGGTCGCCTTGTTGTGTGCATACTttaaatcttatttttaaagactTGGGGAACGAGTTTTATTGGCTAAACGACACATATAAGAAAGGTAAGGCTATTGTTAAGTATTTTCTTAACCATACACATGCCTTATCAATATTTAGAGAAAATTCAAGGTTGGAATTGTTGAAGGTTGCAAAAACAAGATTTGCGTCACATTATATACTTTTGCGAAGGTTATTGGATTGTAGGGAGGCACTAGCCACTACTATCGTCCTCAATTCTTGGCGGGATTGGATGAAAAGTGGGGATGCAAACGCTAGAACAGAGGGGGCAAACATCACCGAAACGATTAAAGATGAAGAGTTTTGGGAATCCGTGGAGAATATTTTAGCCATTACAAAACCTATTTTTTTGCTAATCAAGTTTTGTGATGGTGAAGGTCTTAAAATGGGTGAAATCTACGAAAAGATGGACAACATGGTTGGAGAAATCAAAGATGTCATGAAGGATAACAAATATGCAGGTTATTTTGAGGAAATTAATCAGATTGTTTTGGCTAGATGGGATAAAATGTCAATCCCACTTCATTGTTTGGCGCATGCTCTGAATCCAAGgttttatgataaacattatCTACAAAAGTTGGCCCCCGGTGACGTTAAAAGAAAAGCTCCTAACCTAGATGTGGAAGTTTCAGATGGTGTTATAGAAGCGTTTAAAAAAATCGGGGAAGACGAAGAGGAACGAAGTATGTTGCGGGCACAATTTGCAACGTTTCATATGAAAAAAGGTATTTTTTTCGAGGAGCGCGGCACAAGCTGATGCCGTGACAATGGATGCAGTTGATTGGTGGGGTACATATGGGTCGGAGACACCCGAATTGGCGGAGGTGGCAAAAAAAGTGCTCTCTCAACCGATTAGTAGTTCTTCGGCGGAGAGAAACTGGAGTACATACTCCTACATCCATAATGTCAAGAGAAATCGTTTAAATTGCAATAGAGCGGATAAACTAGTTTTTATTCACTCTAACATTAGGCTTCAGAGTCGTTTTCTAGAATCGTATAAATCTGGACCCCACAAAAAGTGGGATATGAACCCGGAAAGCACGTATATTGAAGGTTCAAGTGCTCAGTTGGAAGAAATGGTTTGGGAAGATCTTGTTGAAGAAGACGTTGATAACGGGAAAGGAAAAAGGCCACGTCTAGATTAGGATTTTAAAaactttatgtttatgttttctTTTTGCTAATATGAATAATATGTTTTGATCATTTGGATTTATAAAATTAGTAATTTTTGCTTTAATTTGTGTATACCGAACCGGACGTAATACTACACCGAACCGAATCGTACCGGATCGTACCGAAATGAACCTACCCCCCTCCGAACCGAATTCGCACCCACTAGCGAATTGCGAACCCGAGCCGCGTACCCGAACCAGAGCGAACCGCGAATTAGGTGACTATGgttttaactacaaaaattctagtttcgagccttctttgaggcatttcaacaaacactttaagggcagaattttgcatgtttatttatcaaaTCTCTAGCTTATTTCTTAGCcctaatttcacataaatcaaccatcttacaaagtggttaacttctataattttcgaaatcacttcaaaattgtcaatttacactagatcaacaatctatttcctagtgttcatcaattTCCACATAattcactaatcacctacaatggtgattacagttttcactaaaatttcacatgatttcagcttgtgtttgtctagggtttgtccctagacactgTAGTTGTTCCTAAATCATCATAACATACACATGCAACCATAAATTCAGAaattcccaatttcatgagaatttcaagctAAGAGTTTTCATtgaattttacataccttttaatcctcttgtgatgaggatcaataaTCCATGCTTTAATTTCGATTTTGGACTGAATTGGACCTTCAATTTGCAAGTTTAGTGAAGTTCTAGGGTTTTGAAGAGTGGGGATCGACCTGCTCTCTTCTctgatcgaccagacacctctaattggggtgtttggtttatttttatttgttttattaaattctaGTTTCTAGTTCTACCACTTAGGTCCCTCCACTTTTGTATAACTTATAGTTTGGCTAAATTTTAACCCTATTATAAGTTATCTCTAGACTATtagctaactaggttaaaattcctagttagtaaattcttgtttatttaataatcccaatattcaccgggttacttttaccactaaaGGTAAATTACCCGTCTTTTAATATAaatgtggtttgattaccaaacccgttttcggggtgttacaagtctaccccccttaaagaggtttcgtcctcaaaaccttttcttacataacttATTGAGTTTAACTCAATGTATCCGATCCGCGAAATCTTTTACACATTACTTGTGCTTTTATCCAAtagttagtattaccagaaaagtatgatAACATCTTTTCGGTTACTAATTGTCTTCTTAACTCATACGACATagtgcaacttgaaataacgtaatctcgttatttccactggtttagttaacttagcgatatccattGCTTTCATATAAtatcgaattctttatgaatccgttactttaacccgtttaaaggtctttagtgaaatattTCACTTTCAGCAATAATTTCTTTTGCTTTTTTTTCAGATTTATTCATTCGGtttagttataccgaatccaTCGCTTACAAGTAAGCCaaattttattgatttgaattgTTGGCCTTAACCGGTCTcgctaactagacttattagtccagttactttttaccgcttgcttggttataatgtgattctacttcacattatatttcttgaccgtgattgtgttacatcatgtttaatttatatcaaaatttcattttcgaaaatatcacttttcgaatatatcgtcttgcgcctatcagtgtcaagacttgtatctttcatgcttactatttaaattcctatcagaatttatgtttgtaaaaacattatttcttactaaaaccgaagttttagttttaggatcttctctttaacttttgtcaattatcaccaggatattgacagtccctaatttattcttatttggttatatcccattaccgggctcattattctcttgcatttaacgctacctttatctggctagcgctcatttgtgccattcggcgttatattgtattcaacatgtttgacctattaatgtgaaatccatcacttaataaacaatcaactttattctttattcaacccattcgacttcgaatagttgaacatatttactcACAATTTCTATATACGAGATTTTATAGTCCTAACTCGTAATCCAAGTTACTTTGATTTTTCAAcccgcgttcacgtctcttggtttacgcatgtgtttaattcttacccatcaaccgggtgtttcaccgaagtcgttattattgcaaccctcccggtatgcatcaAGACTtcgcttcatttttatattccgactttgtcctcaagtttgacgttttacaaaaacgacccgtgtaggaccggttttgacaccgttcgattgcgtaacgaacgtttcacatgcggaatccgtgaacgtgcgtgaccgaacacacgataacgtactactaatgtgattccattgctgaaTTTGACAAgaacggtacaagaatcacgtatatacaactttctctctttactttctctctctagaaagtcttctccaagtcttctccaaagtCTATCTCCAAATCTCTCTCAAAATCTCTAAAATCTCTcactaaaatcatgacatacctcctatttatatggtcaaggcaactaaatgaaagttcacactaattacaagtttgccaccttgccatttctaactaaatatgacataatacgcttgatttcttcccggcttttcactatgactcggattgacgaaggcgatagacaaaatatgcatcaacaatctcccccttggatattgccgtagtcaatctcgtagtgaaactcgtaacgacatgtctttctctctctctaagactcgaactaagatgtagtcgacagacaactgcactaacaaactcccccttgaatgttgacggaatcttcagtgagagtcttcaatcgtTCACAGTACTTCAATCTTGTTCgaacttcttcaggaactcagcctggaatcatatgcctggatctttctctggctctaactttcgtcagactccccctatcatcatgctgggatctctgtctggaaatcgttatcacctttgaaatcaactcctggctttctctgtttaagctcttctctggttctgatatgtctcctggctatccgtagcgacaggatcagaaacctgcacaactcaaacacactATCACAAACCAATACAATTtgtaattcaacttaatgaattaaCTAATCGTATAAGAAAAACTATGAAGATCAaattgtaggttaccattcaacttagtcatcaagttaatgaaccaattttgcatttcaaatcttcacaatttcacactctctcccaaaccacaagttcaacatgtttagcacttaaaatgttaaaaatcagcttttcacagtctgttgtcgaaaatctttttgtagttttcaaaatacaaacaaaaacacaatatttttggatttttgaatttaatgaaatacaaaaaatgaacactatttttgagagattgtgcaagaggatcatatcgattttttagacatatcaccaacaccgttgatgttgatcttgattaatcagcaaatgttaaaaacaaatttacttctgattgtcagtattgt
The Helianthus annuus cultivar XRQ/B chromosome 6, HanXRQr2.0-SUNRISE, whole genome shotgun sequence genome window above contains:
- the LOC110888828 gene encoding uncharacterized protein LOC110888828, encoding MAFGKKSNHSDDQETHVSETQDFINLDDEVQETSAAGGSQSKKPTEETTSDPTKPLLSEVTYTGVGKSKNPGGSKTWVCNHCKCTFTSTYTRIHYHFFGADGKKADIKRCSVLLRDQEKLKRLLNKVKEAESGGVSKSLKNSVLSKNSSSKKRLEESFAMLERNEVYLKIIRGLWANGIPFNVLRNPQFLEMVSAIKKAPDGYKPPSSEKARTTLLDACVRDVEKELAPVKDTWYTQGVSIVSDGWTNVKHNPLINVLAVNSRGAMFMYAGDFLGVEKKAGVIANYLIDAIETVGSSNVLQVVTDNAANCKKAGEEIEKVYKHIFWSPCCVHTLNLIFKDLGNEFYWLNDTYKKGKAIVKYFLNHTHALSIFRENSRLELLKVAKTRFASHYILLRRLLDCREALATTIVLNSWRDWMKSGDANARTEGANITETIKDEEFWESVENILAITKPIFLLIKFCDGEGLKMGEIYEKMDNMVGEIKDVMKDNKYAGYFEEINQIVLARWDKMSIPLHCLAHALNPRFYDKHYLQKLAPGDVKRKAPNLDVEVSDGVIEAFKKIGEDEEERSMLRAQFATFHMKKGIFFEERGTS